Genomic window (Lujinxingia vulgaris):
CCACAGAAGAAGCGGGGTGCGCAGGATGATGCCGAGCGCAGTGTAGGCAATCGCCACGCCGAGTGCGCCCCAGTAAATCCCCAGGGCAAAGGAGATGGCGACAAGACCCGAGCTTAAGAGCCCCCAGTGGAAGAGCTCGCGGGTGCGGTCCTGGGAGACGAAGAGCCAGCCGGTGGTGTTGCCGATGGTCTGGGTGAAGATCGAGAGGCCCAGCGCGGCAAAGATGGGGATGGCCGGGCCCCAGGCGTCGCCGAGCACGCTGAGGATGAGCCAGTCGGCGCCGGCCACCAGGATGGCGCCCAGGGGCATGGTGACGAGCAGGAGTTTTTCGAGCACGCGCAGGTACATCTGACGGTAGCGCGCCGGATCGTTTGCGACGCGGCTGAGCGCGGGGATGGCGATTTGGCCTACCGGGTGGTTGATCTGGCGCAGGGGGATCATCAGGATCTTGTAGGCCATCTGATAAAAGCCCAGCTGCTGAGCGCCGTGAAATCGCCCGATAAGGAAGTCGTCAAAATTGCGGGCGAAGTAGTTGACGAAGTTAAAGCCGGTCATGTCCGCGCCGAAGGCGAGCATGGAGCGCAGACCCTCGGCTTTTTCGGGGCGCGCGGGGCGCCAGCCGCAGGCGATCCAGACGCCCAGGCAGCTGGCGACGGCCAGGGCCACGGAGTTGACGACCAGCGCCCAGTAGCCGCCGCCGGCCAGGGCGACGGCCACGGCCAGGCCTACGCTGATGGCCATCGCGCTGACCTCGACGGCGGCCAGTCGGCCAAAGCGCATCTGGCGGCGTAAGAGCGCTTCGTGCTGGACGGTAAGCCCGCCGAAGAAAAACGCTCCGGCCAGGCCCAGCGCAATCGGCACGAGCCTCGGCTCATCGAAGACCCAGGCCAGCACCCAGGAGGAACCGGCGGTCACCAGCGTAATCAGCGCGCCCAGGAGGAGGTTGATCCAGAAGAGCGCGCTGACCTGAGCATGGGTGATTTTTTCGCGCTGGATCGTGGCCATCGCAAGGCCCAGGTCTTTGAACATCGTCAGAAAGCCGGTGACGATGATGACCATGCCAAAAAGACCAAAATCCTCCGGGGCGATGAGCCTTGCGAGGATGAAGGTCGAGCCCATCTCCAGGAGTGATTTGAGGATCTGGGCGATGGCGGTCAGGGTGCCGCCGCGCACCGACTGGCCTTCGAGGTCGTCTTCGAGGTGCTCGGTGCTGATGTAGGTTTCGGGGTTGTGGCGAGGCATGGTGTGGGGTGGGGAGGGGGGATTATTGCCAGCCTCGCTCTTA
Coding sequences:
- a CDS encoding lipopolysaccharide biosynthesis protein, with translation MPRHNPETYISTEHLEDDLEGQSVRGGTLTAIAQILKSLLEMGSTFILARLIAPEDFGLFGMVIIVTGFLTMFKDLGLAMATIQREKITHAQVSALFWINLLLGALITLVTAGSSWVLAWVFDEPRLVPIALGLAGAFFFGGLTVQHEALLRRQMRFGRLAAVEVSAMAISVGLAVAVALAGGGYWALVVNSVALAVASCLGVWIACGWRPARPEKAEGLRSMLAFGADMTGFNFVNYFARNFDDFLIGRFHGAQQLGFYQMAYKILMIPLRQINHPVGQIAIPALSRVANDPARYRQMYLRVLEKLLLVTMPLGAILVAGADWLILSVLGDAWGPAIPIFAALGLSIFTQTIGNTTGWLFVSQDRTRELFHWGLLSSGLVAISFALGIYWGALGVAIAYTALGIILRTPLLLWFVTRQGPIKMGDFYRTAFIPFSAALGGATALLAQRIYLPIESSVANVALAIPTCLLGALLVLGVLPAGRRALRDLIALVGYLRAGRDISESTGEPSA